The Toxorhynchites rutilus septentrionalis strain SRP chromosome 3, ASM2978413v1, whole genome shotgun sequence genome includes a region encoding these proteins:
- the LOC129774888 gene encoding ionotropic receptor 75a-like isoform X3, whose translation MFRVFHASVDSEMKYFLLFTLACVEMSHSHHFLIADLLSSEHIDVVILFQCNTTQLFSLIKYLNIKGLRSLQIIDTNSSRFYMDHERFMYTDHHRFGLVLDLSCPRVDELLVFCSSHAYFNASYSWFLLAEDSRVTIAVEQDREFLNYNLYDVYGTIKKRGGKVHILHAGVWNITAGLRRIRPVSYRRSNNLNGIYLWAAITTLGAPRNVSLEEYLRSLTLPRRYSSDRFGYRISTLLSYHLNFRYLHGNCDIFSSDIFHFFSIKFITTKGWSLETLGTNSTSGVIDQMQQNLVDFSSSPSELRKERLTSYDQTVPMTAGKFLTVFRHPKNTRTRNVFLEPFCDVLWITVSMVLLIASIILLTNFYMERKLDCIYNCQFMLAVLGFFCQQGYSGKASSCVSRIAILSAIVFSVILFQFYTSFMISSLLMLPPKTIRTMDQLLASDLKYSIENLPYNRDFFNKTNRTVLVQLYKRKVLPNKFGFVNISTGIELVKRGGYAFHCDLSYGNTWIMETFEEREICQLQELVLYPFRPLHIVVPKGSPLKELFTVTLRKLLETGLAQYYRRKFYVDRPQCMTRHFASGAISFLDISSLYWMLAAGCALAKLILTLEVIVSRVKINLNKKTVKNYHAWID comes from the exons ATGTTTCGTGTGTTCCACGCGTCTGTAGACTcagaaatgaaatattttttactaTTTACTCTTGCCTGTGTGGAGATGTCTCATTCTCATCATTTTTTGATCGCAGACTTGCTGAGCAGTGAACACATTGATGTGGTTATTTTGTTCCAGTGTAACACTACCCAATTATTCTCTTTGATAAagtatttaaatataaaaggCCTGAGATCGCTGCAAATCATCGACACAAATTCATCCAGATTCTACATGGATCATGAGCGCTTTATGTACACTGATCATCATCGCTTTGGTCTTGTTCTGGACTTGAGCTGTCCGCGAGTGGATGAGTTGTTAGTTTTTTGCTCAAGTCACGCCTATTTCAATGCGTCGTACAGTTGGTTTCTATTAGCAGAAG ATTCGCGCGTTACGATTGCGGTCGAACAAGACCGGGAATTTTTGAACTACAACTTGTACGATGTCTACGGGACGATAAAAAAACGTGGAGGAAAAGTACACATTTTACATGCAGGAGTATGGAATATAACAGCGGGTCTTCGTAGAATTCGTCCTGTTTCCTATCGAAGAAGCAACAATTTGAATGGAATATATCTGTGGGCAGCTATAACT ACCTTGGGTGCACCCAGAAATGTTTCACTGGAAGAATATCTGCGCTCGTTAACGTTACCCAGAAGATATTCCTCGGATCGCTTTGGTTACCGCATAAGCACATTGTTGAGCTACCATCTTAATTTCAGGTATCTTCACGGAAATTGCGATATTTTTTCATctgatattttccatttttttagcaTCAAGTTTATAACTACCAAAGGATGGTCTCTGGAAACACTTGGTACCAACTCCACAAGCGGCGTCATTGATCAAATGCAGCAAAATCTGGTGGATTTTTCAAGCTCGCCTTCAGAACTGAGAAAGGAACGACTGACGTCTTACGATCAAACGGTTCCAATGACAGCCGGCAAATTTTTGACCGTATTCCGGCATCCGAAAAACACTAGAACAAGAAACGTTTTTCTAGAACCATTCTGCGATGTTCTGTGGATAACGGTATCGATGGTGCTGCTCATTGCATCGATCATTCTTTTGACGAATTTTTACATGGAGCGGAAGCTGGATTGTATATACAACTGTCAATTCATGTTGGCGGTTCTGGGATTTTTCTGTCAACAGGGATACTCGGGCAAGGCATCATCCTGTGTTTCACGTATCGCAATTCTATCGGCGATTGTTTTTAGTGTTATACTTTTTCAGTTCTACACATCCTTCATGATTAGTTCACTGCTTATGCTGCCTCCCAAAACCATTCGAACTATGGATCAGCTCCTAGCAAGCGATTTGAAGTACTCGATCGAAAATCTACCATATAATCGAGACTTTTTCAAT AAGACCAACCGAACAGTTCTTGTTCAGTTGTATAAACGAAAGGTGCTCCCGAATAAATTTGGCTTTGTGAACATCAGCACCGGAATTGAGCTAGTGAAGCGTGGAGGATATGCATTTCATTGTGACCTATCATATGGAAACACGTGGATCATGG AAACCTTCGAGGAACGAGAAATATGTCAGCTACAGGAGCTTGTTCTCTATCCATTTCGACCGCTGCACATCGTGGTACCAAAAGGTAGTCCACTGAAAGAGCTTTTCACGGTTACCCTTAGAAAGTTGCTTGAGACCGGATTGGCACAATATTATAGAAGAAAATTTTACGTGGATAGACCTCAGTGTATGACGCGGCATTTCGCTTCTGGAGCTATAAGTTTTCTGGACATTTCCAGTCTGTATTGGATGCTGGCTGCAGGTTGCGCTTTGGCAAAGCTCATTTTAACCCTGGAGGTGATTGTGTCTCGTGTGAAAATCAATCTGAACAAGAAGACCGTTAAAAATTATCATGCTTGGATTGATTAG
- the LOC129774890 gene encoding ionotropic receptor 75a-like, which produces MNVNLLKHYLQWQHSRILIVFHCLEQNEDVVPLSKQITTSFNGQTHYVSISSFIHNTWDHHHIMRYRYHTLALTIDMDCAKTEKVFECASNGAYFNASYHWLLFGNDSLSSATCLLDEQNLNVDAKVTLAVPRENMTDSVYDIYDVYSTMRKRGAPLNVTLLGNWSDSVGFDFIVSQSEYERRLDFGGIWLTAAVTPLNQVHNTTLLGHLTSNDPVHTYALHRFGYRMWEIVKMKHNFTFKMVRCSTWGLSKTDGKSNIGIIGQLATKQVDLAINTLTYTKERVPILDYTVTVGIARMLFVFRHPRKSHARNILLQPFRKELWLGMFAIGLFAAGILFVNFWAESCKNSLDEEVRDNRKQTMLIIIGILCQQGFASKTIFSSTRITLFSMLLFSILVYQFYSTYIVGYLLIIPPKTMTTLKHLLDSNLKVIIEDLEYNKDYLNKTMDPVAIELYNRKILNNENVYVNVKEGIGLVQRGGYAFQCDTAYAYPLTKSTFTDDQICDLQEVFLNPLRPMFLPLPKGSPFKEMFRVTLRRSVETSIAHYWQKHFFSDKPKCARNDLETTVVDLDHVSTLFFGFLYSIVGSICILGVELMHRRMLVRRQCQPAKFPITTE; this is translated from the exons ATGAATGTGAATCTGCTGAAACACTATCTACAATGGCAACATTCGAGAATACTCATAGTTTTTCATTGTCTCGAGCAAAATGAAG aTGTTGTTCCCTTATCTAAGCAAATCACTACTTCATTCAACGGTCAAACACACTATGTGTCTATTTCGAGCTTTATACACAACACATGGGATCACCACCATATCATGCGATATCGATATCACACGTTGGCGCTAACGATCGACATGGATTGTGCCAAGACGGAGAAGGTTTTTGAGTGCGCTTcaaacggtgcatatttcaaCGCCTCATACCATTGGCTTCTATTTGGGAATGACTCGCTGAGTTCTGCTACCTGTTTACTGGATGAGCAAAATTTAAATGTGGATGCTAAAGTGACTTTGGCTGTTCCCAGAGAGAACATGACGGACTCCGTGTATGACATTTATGACGTTTATAGTACGATGAGAAAACGTGGTGCGCCACTGAATGTTACGCTACTGGGAAACTGGAGTGACTCTGTCGGGTTCGACTTCATCGTTTCTCAATCCGAGTACGAACGACGGCTCGACTTTGGTGGGATATGGCTGACAGCGGCGGTTACG CCATTGAATCAAGTCCACAACACGACTTTGTTGGGACATCTCACCAGTAATGACCCTGTGCATACGTATGCGCTCCATAGGTTCGGCTATCGAATGTGGGAGATTGTGAagatgaaacacaatttcac ATTTAAAATGGTGCGGTGTTCAACTTGGGGATTATCCAAAACTGACGGAAAATCTAACATTGGAATAATAGGTCAGTTAGCAACAAAACAAGTCGATTTAGCGATCAACACATTAACCTATACTAAAGAAAGAGTACCAATCCTCGATTATACTGTAACAGTTGGTATTGCCAG GATGCTCTTTGTTTTTCGACATCCACGGAAGTCCCACGCTAGAAACATCCTCCTACAACCATTTCGTAAAGAGCTGTGGTTGGGTATGTTTGCGATCGGTTTGTTTGCTGCCGGAATTTTATTTGTCAACTTTTGGGCGGAAAGCTGCAAGAATTCTCTAGACGAGGAAGTTCGTGATAATcgcaaacaaacaatgcttaTCATTATCGGAATCCTTTGTCAGCAGG GGTTTGCCAGTAAAACGATATTCAGTTCTACGAGGATAACACTCTTCAGTATGCTGCTATTTTCGATTTTGGTGTACCAATTCTATTCTACGTACATTGTTGGATATCTTCTAATAATTCCCCCCAAAACTATGACCACATTGAAGCACTTACTGGACAGCAACCTTAAAGTGATCATTGAGGACCTGGAATACAACAAAGATTACCTCAAC AAAACCATGGATCCAGTCGCTATTGAATTATACAACCGGAAAATTCTTAACAATGAAAATGTCTACGTAAATGTAAAGGAAGGGATCGGGCTTGTGCAAAGAGGGGGATATGCCTTCCAGTGTGACACCGCTTACGCCTACCCTCTAACCAAGAGTACATTCACCGATGATCAGATTTGTGATCTACAGGAGGTTTTTCTGAATCCGCTTAGACCGATGTTCCTACCTCTGCCTAAAGGAAGTCCCTTCAAGGAAATGTTTCGAGTAACCCTACGCAGGAGCGTGGAAACCTCGATTGCACACTACTGGCAGAAGCACTTCTTCAGCGATAAGCCTAAATGCGCCCGCAATGATCTGGAAACAACAGTTGTGGATTTGGACCATGTTTCGACGTtgttttttggatttttataCAGCATTGTTGGCAGTATCTGCATTCTAGGGGTTGAACTGATGCATCGCAGAATGTTAGTCCGTCGCCAGTGCCAGCCAGCAAAATTTCCAATAACTACTGAATAG
- the LOC129774888 gene encoding ionotropic receptor 75a-like isoform X1: MFRVFHASVDSEMKYFLLFTLACVEMSHSHHFLIADLLSSEHIDVVILFQCNTTQLFSLIKYLNIKGLRSLQIIDTNSSRFYMDHERFMYTDHHRFGLVLDLSCPRVDELLVFCSSHAYFNASYSWFLLAEGSNADSGYELLDTLNINIDSRVTIAVEQDREFLNYNLYDVYGTIKKRGGKVHILHAGVWNITAGLRRIRPVSYRRSNNLNGIYLWAAITTLGAPRNVSLEEYLRSLTLPRRYSSDRFGYRISTLLSYHLNFRYLHGNCDIFSSDIFHFFSIKFITTKGWSLETLGTNSTSGVIDQMQQNLVDFSSSPSELRKERLTSYDQTVPMTAGKFLTVFRHPKNTRTRNVFLEPFCDVLWITVSMVLLIASIILLTNFYMERKLDCIYNCQFMLAVLGFFCQQGYSGKASSCVSRIAILSAIVFSVILFQFYTSFMISSLLMLPPKTIRTMDQLLASDLKYSIENLPYNRDFFNKTNRTVLVQLYKRKVLPNKFGFVNISTGIELVKRGGYAFHCDLSYGNTWIMETFEEREICQLQELVLYPFRPLHIVVPKGSPLKELFTVTLRKLLETGLAQYYRRKFYVDRPQCMTRHFASGAISFLDISSLYWMLAAGCALAKLILTLEVIVSRVKINLNKKTVKNYHAWID; encoded by the exons ATGTTTCGTGTGTTCCACGCGTCTGTAGACTcagaaatgaaatattttttactaTTTACTCTTGCCTGTGTGGAGATGTCTCATTCTCATCATTTTTTGATCGCAGACTTGCTGAGCAGTGAACACATTGATGTGGTTATTTTGTTCCAGTGTAACACTACCCAATTATTCTCTTTGATAAagtatttaaatataaaaggCCTGAGATCGCTGCAAATCATCGACACAAATTCATCCAGATTCTACATGGATCATGAGCGCTTTATGTACACTGATCATCATCGCTTTGGTCTTGTTCTGGACTTGAGCTGTCCGCGAGTGGATGAGTTGTTAGTTTTTTGCTCAAGTCACGCCTATTTCAATGCGTCGTACAGTTGGTTTCTATTAGCAGAAGGTAGTAATGCGGATTCTGGATATGAGTTGCTTGATACTCTGAATATAAATATAGATTCGCGCGTTACGATTGCGGTCGAACAAGACCGGGAATTTTTGAACTACAACTTGTACGATGTCTACGGGACGATAAAAAAACGTGGAGGAAAAGTACACATTTTACATGCAGGAGTATGGAATATAACAGCGGGTCTTCGTAGAATTCGTCCTGTTTCCTATCGAAGAAGCAACAATTTGAATGGAATATATCTGTGGGCAGCTATAACT ACCTTGGGTGCACCCAGAAATGTTTCACTGGAAGAATATCTGCGCTCGTTAACGTTACCCAGAAGATATTCCTCGGATCGCTTTGGTTACCGCATAAGCACATTGTTGAGCTACCATCTTAATTTCAGGTATCTTCACGGAAATTGCGATATTTTTTCATctgatattttccatttttttagcaTCAAGTTTATAACTACCAAAGGATGGTCTCTGGAAACACTTGGTACCAACTCCACAAGCGGCGTCATTGATCAAATGCAGCAAAATCTGGTGGATTTTTCAAGCTCGCCTTCAGAACTGAGAAAGGAACGACTGACGTCTTACGATCAAACGGTTCCAATGACAGCCGGCAAATTTTTGACCGTATTCCGGCATCCGAAAAACACTAGAACAAGAAACGTTTTTCTAGAACCATTCTGCGATGTTCTGTGGATAACGGTATCGATGGTGCTGCTCATTGCATCGATCATTCTTTTGACGAATTTTTACATGGAGCGGAAGCTGGATTGTATATACAACTGTCAATTCATGTTGGCGGTTCTGGGATTTTTCTGTCAACAGGGATACTCGGGCAAGGCATCATCCTGTGTTTCACGTATCGCAATTCTATCGGCGATTGTTTTTAGTGTTATACTTTTTCAGTTCTACACATCCTTCATGATTAGTTCACTGCTTATGCTGCCTCCCAAAACCATTCGAACTATGGATCAGCTCCTAGCAAGCGATTTGAAGTACTCGATCGAAAATCTACCATATAATCGAGACTTTTTCAAT AAGACCAACCGAACAGTTCTTGTTCAGTTGTATAAACGAAAGGTGCTCCCGAATAAATTTGGCTTTGTGAACATCAGCACCGGAATTGAGCTAGTGAAGCGTGGAGGATATGCATTTCATTGTGACCTATCATATGGAAACACGTGGATCATGG AAACCTTCGAGGAACGAGAAATATGTCAGCTACAGGAGCTTGTTCTCTATCCATTTCGACCGCTGCACATCGTGGTACCAAAAGGTAGTCCACTGAAAGAGCTTTTCACGGTTACCCTTAGAAAGTTGCTTGAGACCGGATTGGCACAATATTATAGAAGAAAATTTTACGTGGATAGACCTCAGTGTATGACGCGGCATTTCGCTTCTGGAGCTATAAGTTTTCTGGACATTTCCAGTCTGTATTGGATGCTGGCTGCAGGTTGCGCTTTGGCAAAGCTCATTTTAACCCTGGAGGTGATTGTGTCTCGTGTGAAAATCAATCTGAACAAGAAGACCGTTAAAAATTATCATGCTTGGATTGATTAG
- the LOC129774888 gene encoding ionotropic receptor 75a-like isoform X2 produces MFRVFHASVDSEMKYFLLFTLACVEMSHSHHFLIADLLSSEHIDVVILFQCNTTQLFSLIKYLNIKGLRSLQIIDTNSSRFYMDHERFMYTDHHRFGLVLDLSCPRVDELLVFCSSHAYFNASYSWFLLAEGSNADSGYELLDTLNINIDSRVTIAVEQDREFLNYNLYDVYGTIKKRGGKVHILHAGVWNITAGLRRIRPVSYRRSNNLNGIYLWAAITTLGAPRNVSLEEYLRSLTLPRRYSSDRFGYRISTLLSYHLNFSIKFITTKGWSLETLGTNSTSGVIDQMQQNLVDFSSSPSELRKERLTSYDQTVPMTAGKFLTVFRHPKNTRTRNVFLEPFCDVLWITVSMVLLIASIILLTNFYMERKLDCIYNCQFMLAVLGFFCQQGYSGKASSCVSRIAILSAIVFSVILFQFYTSFMISSLLMLPPKTIRTMDQLLASDLKYSIENLPYNRDFFNKTNRTVLVQLYKRKVLPNKFGFVNISTGIELVKRGGYAFHCDLSYGNTWIMETFEEREICQLQELVLYPFRPLHIVVPKGSPLKELFTVTLRKLLETGLAQYYRRKFYVDRPQCMTRHFASGAISFLDISSLYWMLAAGCALAKLILTLEVIVSRVKINLNKKTVKNYHAWID; encoded by the exons ATGTTTCGTGTGTTCCACGCGTCTGTAGACTcagaaatgaaatattttttactaTTTACTCTTGCCTGTGTGGAGATGTCTCATTCTCATCATTTTTTGATCGCAGACTTGCTGAGCAGTGAACACATTGATGTGGTTATTTTGTTCCAGTGTAACACTACCCAATTATTCTCTTTGATAAagtatttaaatataaaaggCCTGAGATCGCTGCAAATCATCGACACAAATTCATCCAGATTCTACATGGATCATGAGCGCTTTATGTACACTGATCATCATCGCTTTGGTCTTGTTCTGGACTTGAGCTGTCCGCGAGTGGATGAGTTGTTAGTTTTTTGCTCAAGTCACGCCTATTTCAATGCGTCGTACAGTTGGTTTCTATTAGCAGAAGGTAGTAATGCGGATTCTGGATATGAGTTGCTTGATACTCTGAATATAAATATAGATTCGCGCGTTACGATTGCGGTCGAACAAGACCGGGAATTTTTGAACTACAACTTGTACGATGTCTACGGGACGATAAAAAAACGTGGAGGAAAAGTACACATTTTACATGCAGGAGTATGGAATATAACAGCGGGTCTTCGTAGAATTCGTCCTGTTTCCTATCGAAGAAGCAACAATTTGAATGGAATATATCTGTGGGCAGCTATAACT ACCTTGGGTGCACCCAGAAATGTTTCACTGGAAGAATATCTGCGCTCGTTAACGTTACCCAGAAGATATTCCTCGGATCGCTTTGGTTACCGCATAAGCACATTGTTGAGCTACCATCTTAATTTCAG caTCAAGTTTATAACTACCAAAGGATGGTCTCTGGAAACACTTGGTACCAACTCCACAAGCGGCGTCATTGATCAAATGCAGCAAAATCTGGTGGATTTTTCAAGCTCGCCTTCAGAACTGAGAAAGGAACGACTGACGTCTTACGATCAAACGGTTCCAATGACAGCCGGCAAATTTTTGACCGTATTCCGGCATCCGAAAAACACTAGAACAAGAAACGTTTTTCTAGAACCATTCTGCGATGTTCTGTGGATAACGGTATCGATGGTGCTGCTCATTGCATCGATCATTCTTTTGACGAATTTTTACATGGAGCGGAAGCTGGATTGTATATACAACTGTCAATTCATGTTGGCGGTTCTGGGATTTTTCTGTCAACAGGGATACTCGGGCAAGGCATCATCCTGTGTTTCACGTATCGCAATTCTATCGGCGATTGTTTTTAGTGTTATACTTTTTCAGTTCTACACATCCTTCATGATTAGTTCACTGCTTATGCTGCCTCCCAAAACCATTCGAACTATGGATCAGCTCCTAGCAAGCGATTTGAAGTACTCGATCGAAAATCTACCATATAATCGAGACTTTTTCAAT AAGACCAACCGAACAGTTCTTGTTCAGTTGTATAAACGAAAGGTGCTCCCGAATAAATTTGGCTTTGTGAACATCAGCACCGGAATTGAGCTAGTGAAGCGTGGAGGATATGCATTTCATTGTGACCTATCATATGGAAACACGTGGATCATGG AAACCTTCGAGGAACGAGAAATATGTCAGCTACAGGAGCTTGTTCTCTATCCATTTCGACCGCTGCACATCGTGGTACCAAAAGGTAGTCCACTGAAAGAGCTTTTCACGGTTACCCTTAGAAAGTTGCTTGAGACCGGATTGGCACAATATTATAGAAGAAAATTTTACGTGGATAGACCTCAGTGTATGACGCGGCATTTCGCTTCTGGAGCTATAAGTTTTCTGGACATTTCCAGTCTGTATTGGATGCTGGCTGCAGGTTGCGCTTTGGCAAAGCTCATTTTAACCCTGGAGGTGATTGTGTCTCGTGTGAAAATCAATCTGAACAAGAAGACCGTTAAAAATTATCATGCTTGGATTGATTAG